CGGAAAGATCCGTATCAAGCCGTAGCGGTGAGCGGCATCACACTCGGGACAGGTCACAACGCGTGGGTTCTCCGGCGGTGGCGGGTATGAGCTACACATCCCGCCCCTGAGAAGAGAGGAACGAACGTGGCAAGTGGACCTGAAGAACTCGTCCGAGGCATCGTCGAAGACGTCCTCGGCAAGGCTAAAGAAATCCTCGGAATCGTCTTGAACCGTGATGGCCTCCGCGAGGAGGGTCGCGCCCAGCAGGACAAGGCGCGCGCCGCTCGCGACGTCGCGAAGAAGGAAGCAGAAGCCGCGTCCGCGCGAGGCGCAGAGAAGGCGGCTGAGGCTCGCGAGAAGTCTGCACAGTAACCTAAGCGATTGGGCGGCAAGGGCTTCGGCCCTGCCGCCCTTTTGCACGTCTGGGTGCAGCGCGAACCACCACGGGCCGATGATTCGGCGCCGAGGATCGCGGGTAGGCGTTGCTGACGCACAGGAGGAGGCGATGATGCGAGCTGAAGAAGGCGACGAATCCGTCAAGGACTACGCGGACGAAGCCGCGAAGGCAAAAAAGGAACTCCGGGAGTCGACCGAGTCCGGCGAGAAGGTTCAAAAGCAGGACGAGTGAGACGCGTGTCACATTAGCGCGCTGTGTGTAACGCATATCTCCGCTGGCCGCCATGGTGTCCTGGAGCCGACGACCGCGATACTTGACACATGTCTTTTAACATCCTGGCCCGCTGCGCGGCGCCCGTCGCGGTCGCGCTGGCCGGGACAGTGGTTCCTGGCCCAACCGGGCCGTCCTGGGCGGACGGCGGCACGGTGGTCCCGATGCGCAGCATCCTGCGCGCCTGCGACTTCACCCCGATCCCCGATCGGGCGTCGACCGACCGCGCGTCGGCAACCGCAGTCATCCACAACAACGGCGGCTCAGTATCGGCCGACGTGCACTTCGCCGAGCCTGGCGCGCCGAACACGCACTACGACGTCGCTCTCATCCAGGCGCCTCGGGCTTCAAATGCGCCATGCGACGGTCCCGGCCCCGGGGTCGCCGTCGGCTCGCTGAACACCGACGGTGCCGGCATCGCCAACACCACGGTCAGCGACGGCCTGCGTTCGGGCACGACCGGCGTGTGGCTGTTCATTCGGCAAGCGAATCCGTACTCGCAGAGCCCGCAGGAGTTCTACACCTCCGACTTCAAGGCGAGCGTCTGACGGCCCTATATGTCCGCAGTGCACCGACTGTGCAGGTTATAGCCGTGATTTCGCGATTTCGACCCTTACTAGCTACACAGTCAGCGCCGGCGAGATCCGGGGGTCTGACGGCGAGCGTCTAAATCGGCGTCAGGCCGTGCTTGCGCTGGGTACGCCAGTGAATCTGCTTCTCCCGCAACAGATGTAGCGACTTGCGCAGCAGCAGCCGAGTTTCGTGCGGCTCGATGACGCCGTCGATGTAGCCACGTTCAGCCGCGATCCACGGGATCGCCATATTGAGGTTGTAGCCCTCGATGAAGTCCTTCTTGATCTGTTGCACCTCAGGGGCGTTGGGGTCCGGGAACCGCTTCACCAAAAGCTGCGCGGCACCATCAGCCCCGATCACCGCGATCCGCGCGGTGGGCCAGGCGAAGTTCAAATCGGCGGACAGCTGCTTGGAACCCATCACCGCGTACCCACCGCCGTACGCCTTGCGGACGACGATCGTCACCTTCGGCACGTCGGCTTCCACGACCGCGTTGAAGAACCGGCCGCCGCGCTTGATGATCCCGTTCTTCTCCTCCGCGACACCGGGCATCGCGCCCGGGGTGTCCACCACGAAAACCAGCGGCAGGTTGTAGGAGTCGCAGAACCGGATGAAGCTGGATGCCTTGTCCGATGCCTCGCTGTCGACCGCCCCGGACATCACCATCGGCTGGTTGGCGATCACGCCGACCGATCGCCCGTCGACGCGGGCGAACGCGGTGATGATGGCCGGGCCGCGCTGGTCGGCGATCTCGAAGACGTCGCCGTCGTCGAAGATCCGCAGCAGGATCTCGTGCATGTCGTACGCCGTGTTGTCGGCGTCGGGCACGATCGTGTCGAGCTCGAGGTCGGTCGGTGTGATCTCCGGCTCGAGGCCCGGGTTGACGATCGGCCCGTCGCCAAACGTGTTGTCCGGCAGGAACGACAGGTAATCCCGCACGTACTGGAAAGCCGCGGCCTCGTCCTCGACCACCTTGTGGATGTTGCCGCGCTGGGCCTGCACGTCGGCGCCGCCCAACTCGTCGAAGGTCACGTCCTCGCCGGTGACGTCCTTGATGACATCCGGGCCGGTGATGAACATGTAGCCCTGGTCGCGGACCGCCACCAGCAGGTCGGTCTGGATCGGCGAATAGACCGCTCCCCCAGCACATTTGCCGAGGATGATGGAGATCTCCGGGACCAGGCCGCGCAGCATCTCGTGGCGGCGGCCCAGCTCGGCGTACCAGGCTAGCGAGGTCACCGCGTCCTGGATCCGCGCGCCGGCCGAGTCGTTGATGCCGATGATCGGGCAGCCGACCATGGCCACCCAATCCATCAGCTTGGCCACCTTGCGGCCGAACATCTCACCGACCGAGCCCTGGAACACGGTCTGGTCGTGGCTGAACACCGCGACCGGCCGGCCGTTGATCCGGCCGTGGCCGGTAACGACGCCGTCGCCGTAAAGCGCGTTCGGGTCGCCCGGCGTGCGAGCCAGCGCGCCGATCTCCAGGAAGCTGCCCGGGTCGAGCAAGGCATGGATTCGGGCGCGGGCGCTCGGAATGCCCTTCTTGTCGCGCCGCGCTATGGCTTTCGGATCACCAGGCTCCTTCGCCAGCTCCAGCTTCTCGCGTAGTTCGGTCAGCAGCTCGGCGGTGGTCTTGGTGGTCACTTAGCCCTCTTTCTGCTCGGCGTGAAGCTTGTTGAGCGCCTGGGTCATATGCGCACCGACCTTGGCGATGATCGGCTCGTCGATGGCTTGGATGTGCTCGCCACCAATGTGCACGATCTCCAAGTCGGAGACATACTCGCCCCACCCACCGTCCGGCTTGCGGGTGGCGTAGGCGGGCTCGAACACGATGGCGTCGTCGTGGTAGCGGTCGGCCATGTACAACACGACATGGCCGTCGTAGGGCTGGATCTCGATAGTGTCCAGGGCCCGATTGTCCAGGTACGACGTGCGCTGGTGTTCGATGATGCCGCCCGGGATCTGCACGCCGCTCTGCGCGACGACGTCCAGCACGAACTTCACCTGGCCCTCGTCGTCGAGCTTTTCCAGCTCCTCGTAGGGGATCTCCGGAATCTCGACGTTGAACGTGCGTTCGGCGAAGCGGGCGTAGCGGTCCCACCGCGCGCGCATGCCGGCTTGACTCTGGTCGATCGGCTCGCCGGGCAGGACCAAGTCGATCAGGCCGACAAAACGGACGTCCGCGCCAGCTCGTTTGAGTCCGATCGCGCAGGCGTAGGCCAGCGCGCCGCCCAGCGACCAGCCGGCCAGCTGGAACGGGCCGTCGTGCATTTCCAACAGCTTCGGCACGTACTCGGCGGCGCGCTCCTCGATGGAGCCCTCCACCCGCTCGAAGCCGTACACCGGGACGTCGGCCGGCAGTCGCTTCATCAGCGGCTCGTACACGACGGTGGACCCGCCGGCCGGATGGAACACGAACAGCGGATCCTTCGTGCTGCCGTCCTGCGGCGCCCGCAGGGTGCGGACGAAACCGTCGACCACGCCTTCCTCGAGCTGGTCGCGCACGATGCTCGCGAGGCCTTCGATGGTCGTTGCCGACTTCACGTCGTCGACGGTGATGGTGCCTTCGGCGCGCTCAGAGAGCCGCTCGGCCAGCTTGGTAGCGGCCGAATCGTCGAGCTTGGGCAACGGATTGAAGATGCCGCCCGGCGATTTGCCGGTGACAATCGCCCACGTCGCGAACGTGACCCGCTCAGCGGCGTCTCGCGGTGGGACGTCGGCGCCAAGCGCCTCGGTCACCGCTTCGGAGGTCAGAACCTTGGCGGCGGCCGCGGCGGCAGTCGCCTTGCTCACGCCGTTACCGGCCGCACCCGGGCCCGAGGGGTCAGTCGGAGGAGGCGGAATCGGCGCGGCCGCCTCGGGTTGCGGCTCGGGCTGGGCTTGCGTCTCCGGCTCGGCTTGCGGGTCCGCCGCCGGCGCGGCCACCGACGACACCGTCGCACCCGACAGCAGAGCGGCCTGCTCCGCGGCGATCTCCTCGGGAGTCTGGGTCTTCTGGTGCTCGTGCAACTCCTGCACTTCGTCGCGGTGGTCGACCGCGTACTGAATCAGCTGCTCGATGTTGTACAGGTTGGCGTCGCGGACGGCCTGCAGCTGGATCGGCGGCAGGTCGAAGTCGTATTCGACGCGGTTCTTGATCCGGACGGCCATCATCGAGTCCAGCCCCAGCTCGACCAGCGGCACCTCCCAGGGGAGGTCCTCGGGCTCGTACCCCATCGCCATCGACACGATCGCGGCGAGCCGATCGCGTACGGACTCACCGGAATCCGGCGACCAGCGCGCCAACGCACCCACCTGACGGGCGGTCAGGCTGTCGGTCACGATCTCGGCTTCGGGCTCGTCGGCGACCGGTTCCGGCGCCGCAGTGA
This genomic stretch from Mycobacterium paraterrae harbors:
- the mbp1 gene encoding microaggregate-binding protein 1, translated to MASGPEELVRGIVEDVLGKAKEILGIVLNRDGLREEGRAQQDKARAARDVAKKEAEAASARGAEKAAEAREKSAQ
- a CDS encoding acyl-CoA carboxylase subunit beta — translated: MTTKTTAELLTELREKLELAKEPGDPKAIARRDKKGIPSARARIHALLDPGSFLEIGALARTPGDPNALYGDGVVTGHGRINGRPVAVFSHDQTVFQGSVGEMFGRKVAKLMDWVAMVGCPIIGINDSAGARIQDAVTSLAWYAELGRRHEMLRGLVPEISIILGKCAGGAVYSPIQTDLLVAVRDQGYMFITGPDVIKDVTGEDVTFDELGGADVQAQRGNIHKVVEDEAAAFQYVRDYLSFLPDNTFGDGPIVNPGLEPEITPTDLELDTIVPDADNTAYDMHEILLRIFDDGDVFEIADQRGPAIITAFARVDGRSVGVIANQPMVMSGAVDSEASDKASSFIRFCDSYNLPLVFVVDTPGAMPGVAEEKNGIIKRGGRFFNAVVEADVPKVTIVVRKAYGGGYAVMGSKQLSADLNFAWPTARIAVIGADGAAQLLVKRFPDPNAPEVQQIKKDFIEGYNLNMAIPWIAAERGYIDGVIEPHETRLLLRKSLHLLREKQIHWRTQRKHGLTPI